The following proteins are co-located in the Silene latifolia isolate original U9 population chromosome 1, ASM4854445v1, whole genome shotgun sequence genome:
- the LOC141607956 gene encoding putative carotenoid cleavage dioxygenase 4, chloroplastic, which yields MDSLSSSFLASMPKIKVKSQVAKNLSLTLKVSSGLPNPFTKSESLETQAKSTRLSKETSQPPAPSNPSLSSALLNTIDDIINRFIDPPRCSSVDPSLVLSQNFAPVGELPPTECEIVEGALPSSLDGAYIRNGPNPQFLPRGPYHLFDGDGMLHAVRISNGKATLCSRYVKTYKYMMEHEAGTSIIPNVFAGCNGLLGFTARATLAAARVIAGRYNPSNGIGLANTSLALFGDRLYALGESDLPYEVRLTQRGDIKTVGRNDFDAMLVKSMTSHPKTDQDTGETFAFRYGLVSPFLTYFRFDPQGNKQPDVPVFSVSRLSFLHDFAVTKNYAIFPDIQILMDLGKMILKGGSLVSWDPSKLSRIGVIPRYADDEKDMRWFEVPGLNIVHAFNAWDEVNTDGNEAIVIVAANIMPPENTLEPMDLLHELVEKIRIDLKTGVVSRQPLSNRNLDFGVLNPSYLGKKNKYVYAAVGDPMPKVKEIVKLDVSMAQDQEESIVASRMFEAGCYGGEPFFVASDPNNADADEDEGYIVSYVHDENIGKSKFIVMDAKSPSLDIVASLNLPQRVPYGFHGLFVRGKDLKKL from the coding sequence ATGGATTCACTATCCTCTTCTTTCCTTGCATCAATGCCGaaaattaaagtcaagtctcaggTAGCCAAAAATTTGTCTCTGACACTGAAAGTCTCATCTGGATTACCTAATCCATTCACAAAATCAGAGTCTCTCGAAACTCAGGCTAAAAGCACCCGATTGTCAAAGGAAACATCACAACCACCAGCACCATCGAATCCTTCTCTTTCATCAGCACTTCTAAATACAATAGATGACATAATCAACAGGTTCATTGATCCTCCTAGATGCTCATCAGTAGATCCAAGTCTCGTTCTCTCACAAAACTTTGCTCCAGTGGGTGAGCTACCTCCAACAGAATGTGAGATTGTTGAAGGTGCCTTGCCTTCAAGCCTTGATGGGGCCTACATCCGCAATGGCCCTAACCCACAATTCCTCCCCCGTGGTCCCTACCACCTGTTTGATGGGGATGGAATGCTCCATGCCGTACGGATATCTAATGGCAAGGCCACTCTTTGTAGTCGCTATGTCAAGACCTACAAATATATGATGGAGCATGAAGCTGGAACTAGCATTATCCCAAATGTTTTTGCTGGGTGCAATGGCCTTTTAGGATTTACGGCACGGGCCACTTTGGCTGCAGCCAGAGTTATTGCAGGGCGGTACAACCCAAGCAATGGTATTGGGTTGGCCAACACTAGTTTGGCCTTATTTGGTGACCGGCTCTATGCGCTCGGAGAATCTGACCTGCCTTACGAGGTAAGGTTGACTCAAAGGGGAGACATTAAAACAGTTGGCCGCAATGACTTTGACGCAATGCTCGTCAAAAGCATGACTTCTCATCCGAAAACTGATCAAGACACTGGCGAAACATTTGCCTTCCGTTACGGTCTTGTTTCACCATTCCTTACCTACTTCCGGTTTGATCCCCAAGGAAACAAACAACCAGACGTGCCTGTCTTCTCCGTGTCTCGGCTCTCATTCCTCCATGACTTTGCTGTCACAAAAAACTATGCAATATTTCCTGATATCCAAATTCTGATGGACCTTGGTAAAATGATCTTAAAGGGAGGATCTCTAGTGAGCTGGGACCCCTCAAAGCTATCAAGAATCGGGGTCATCCCGAGGTATGCTGATGATGAGAAGGATATGAGGTGGTTTGAGGTCCCTGGATTGAATATTGTCCATGCCTTCAATGCGTGGGATGAGGTGAACACGGATGGAAATGAGGCTATTGTAATTGTGGCTGCAAACATAATGCCACCAGAAAACACACTAGAACCAATGGACCTACTCCATGAATTAGTGGAGAAAATTAGAATCGATCTGAAGACTGGGGTGGTCTCAAGGCAGCCACTTTCCAATAGAAACCTAGACTTTGGAGTCCTAAATCCATCCTATCTAGGAAAGAAAAACAAGTATGTTTATGCCGCTGTTGGTGATCCAATGCCAAAGGTAAAAGAGATAGTTAAGTTAGATGTGTCAATGGCACAAGATCAAGAAGAGTCCATAGTGGCAAGCCGGATGTTTGAGGCAGGCTGTTACGGAGGTGAACCATTTTTTGTGGCAAGCGATCCAAATAATGCAGATGCAGATGAGGATGAAGGGTACATTGTCTCATATGTTCATGATGAAAATAtaggaaaatcaaaattcatagTCATGGATGCTAAGTCACCTAGCCTTGATATTGTTGCATCTTTGAATCTCCCTCAACGTGTGCCTTATGGGTTCCATGGATTGTTTGTAAGGGGTAAAGATCTCAAGAAGCTATAG
- the LOC141598086 gene encoding putative carotenoid cleavage dioxygenase 4, chloroplastic, translated as MDAPSSFFLSSMPTTKGKSQKPTVSPASLNPFMKLETPNTQAKSNRLSKKIVHIKTYNTPQPPTPSNHSLSSALLNTLEDIINKFIDPPRRSLVDPKVVLSHNFAPVDELPPTECEIVEGALPLCLNGAYIRNGPNPQFFPRGPYHLFDGDGMLHSIRISDGKATLCSRFVKTYKYKMEHEAQTSILPNVFSGYNGLVGFAARTILAAARFIAGQYNPSNGVGLANTSLALFGDRLYALGESDLPYEVSLMPNGDIQTLGRNDFEGNLVMSMTAHPKVDQDTGETFAYRYGPVSPFLAYFRFDPQGNKQPDVPIFSVARSSFFHDFAITKKYAVFCDTQIEMDLIKLMLRGGSPMGFNPSRVSKIGVIPRYADDEKDIKWFEVPGFNFLHAINAWDEVDKNGNEIIVMIAENIITPEHTFEQMDLIRLLVEKVRIELNTGVVSRQQLSTRNLNFGVLNPAYLGKKNKYVYTAVNNPVPKITGIVKLDVSMVQDSRHECVVASRMFGPGCYGGEPFFVASDPDNADEDEDEDEDEGYIVSYVHDENTGESKFLVMDAKSPSLDIVASVKLPQRVPYGFHGLFVREKDLQKL; from the coding sequence ATGGATGCACCATCCTCTTTTTTCCTTTCATCAATGCCAACAACTAAAGGCAAGTCTCAAAAACCCACAGTCTCACCTGCATCACTGAATCCATTCATGAAATTAGAAACTCCTAACACACAGGCTAAAAGCAATCGGTTGTCAAAGAAAATAGTGCACATAAAGACGTATAATACACCACAACCACCAACTCCATCCAATCATTCACTTTCATCAGCACTTCTAAATACATTAGAAGACATAATCAATAAGTTCATTGACCCTCCAAGACGTTCATTGGTTGATCCAAAAGTTGTTCTCTCACACAACTTCGCACCAGTCGATGAGCTACCTCCAACAGAATGTGAGATTGTTGAAGGAGCCCTTCCTTTGTGTCTTAATGGGGCCTACATCCGCAATGGCCCTAACCCACAGTTCTTCCCCCGTGGGCCCTACCACCTGTTTGATGGAGACGGAATGCTCCACAGCATTCGGATATCTGATGGCAAGGCCACTCTTTGTAGCCGATTTGTCAAGACATACAAATACAAGATGGAGCATGAAGCGCAAACAAGCATACTACCAAATGTTTTTTCAGGGTATAATGGTCTTGTAGGGTTTGCAGCTCGAACCATTTTGGCTGCAGCCAGGTTTATCGCAGGGCAGTACAATCCAAGTAATGGTGTTGGGTTAGCCAACACTAGTTTGGCTTTGTTCGGTGACCGGCTCTATGCGCTTGGAGAATCTGACCTGCCTTACGAGGTAAGTTTGATGCCAAATGGAGACATTCAAACCCTTGGACGCAATGACTTCGAGGGAAATCTTGTCATGAGCATGACTGCTCATCCGAAGGTCGATCAAGACACTGGTGAGACATTTGCCTACCGTTACGGTCCTGTTTCACCATTTCTGGCCTACTTCCGATTTGATCCCCAAGGAAACAAACAACCAGACGTGCCTATCTTCTCCGTGGCACGATCCTCATTCTTCCATGACTTTGCTATCACAAAGAAGTACGCAGTATTTTGCGATACTCAAATTGAGATGGACCTTATTAAATTGATGCTGAGGGGTGGATCTCCAATGGGCTTCAACCCCTCAAGAGTATCGAAAATCGGGGTCATCCCAAGATATGCCGATGATGAGAAGGATATCAAATGGTTTGAGGTGCCGGGATTCAATTTTCTCCATGCCATCAATGCGTGGGACGAGGTCGACAAGAATGGAAATGAGATAATTGTCATGATAGCCGAAAACATAATAACACCAGAGCACACATTTGAACAAATGGACCTAATCCGTTTATTAGTGGAGAAAGTTCGAATTGAACTTAACACCGGGGTGGTCTCAAGGCAGCAACTTTCCACGAGAAACCTAAATTTTGGGGTCCTAAATCCAGCCTATCTAGGGAAGAAAAACAAGTACGTTTACACAGCAGTTAATAACCCAGTGCCAAAGATAACAGGGATAGTAAAGCTGGACGTCTCCATGGTACAAGACAGCAGACATGAGTGTGTGGTGGCAAGTCGGATGTTTGGGCCAGGTTGCTACGGTGGTGAGCCATTTTTTGTGGCAAGTGATCCCGATAATgcagatgaagatgaagatgaagatgaagatgaaggtTACATTGTCTCGTATGTTCACGATGAAAATACAGGAGAATCAAAGTTCCTAGTCATGGATGCCAAGTCACCTAGCCTTGACATTGTTGCCTCAGTGAAACTACCTCAACGTGTACCTTATGGGTTCCATGGACTGTTTGTACGGGAAAAAGATCTTCAGAAGCTATAG